The Daphnia magna isolate NIES linkage group LG3, ASM2063170v1.1, whole genome shotgun sequence genomic interval CAACCTACGCGAGAGACTTCAAACGATGGGAAAGAAGAGGCCGTTGACAGCCTGTGATAAGAGGCGCAGCGAGAAGATTACTTCAACATGTTTGACACAACTAACAAATGTGAAAAACATAAACGAAATATTATTTttcccatcttcttttttaagatttccGCTCTGTGGACAATTTCATTTGGTGTAATACCAAACCCCACTTCCCTTTTTCCGTCACTGCCATTTTGTTTGCCCCCTTTAAATTTCTTTAACGATTTTATTGCTGTTTTATTTTCCCGATTtttccccacttttttttattgtcgaTGACCCGTGACAAAGACATTCTGATTAACTCACCGAAACTTTCAAAAGCCAATCTGTTTCAATTGTTTTAGCCAATATTTCTCTGCCTTCCTTCTGCCACTTGATAATGCATGCATTTGTTGTATCAATCTTTACCAtgtttcgtttcattttttccatcttcagaAAATAGGGGTGGAAGTTGCGACGCTACAAGTAGCTTACGCATACATATTGCTCGCTCTACATAGACTGCTATATTATTCACAACTGTAGGCATTACTAATAATAGTCCCGAGCTACACACGCCAGATGTATATGCACAATAGATCAATGCTGCTTGTgagaaaacagaaacaaaagtTTAGAAACCAAACGTTTCAATAAAAAAGACAACTCATTAGACACTACCAGCTGTTTGACTGAAGTTGGTTGTTTTCATTGTTATTCGTTTCGCAAGAACGAGGCTGATAACAAGGTGATTGCTTCAAGCGAAAGAGAAACCTGATTGCGATGTAGCCAgtgccttttttgttttgtttgtgtgtgtgtgtggtcaGCACTGCAAGTCAATTATTGCCGTGTAGTGCTGAGCAAAAGAGCCGGGTCGTTTGTTGAACGGTGGAACATCATCAAGTTTGTTAGAAAGCAATCAGACGAACGGAGTTATTTTAACAACAGGACAATCTATCCCGAAACGGCTGCTATCCTTTTGGTGCTACTATACCACATTCTTGTAGTGTTATCCGCCTCATTGTTCATCACAAGTCGGACAGGAAGAATCTGGGCTTATTCAACATTTTcacaaacaaatttaaaaaatctgcaACTTTGTTGGTCGAGTTCCAGAACACGCGCCTCAACATGCATACACGTAGACACATAGAGATCGCCATGTTGAAATGGTACGCGCAGAGAGAAGCGCGTCTTTTaagttttcattattttggcgtttttttattataattataTTCCCTTTTTGTATTGTCCTTTTCCTTCGGGGTATTGCTGTTTGGAACCCAAGCCCTATCTGTCTCTCTTTCCCCAATTTTTCtcttgttggtttttttggtttttttgtttttttttagctcaGTTTCGGTATTCTATCAATGTCTTTCTCATCCCATCTATTAATAACCAAGGCATTGCTATTGGCTGCTATTGCCTTTGTAGATGATCTATCTCTAATATAAGTTTAATGTGGACTGGGTAGCTAACTTGACTTGAGCTTATATACAATAGTACTATATTATATAACGTGAACCCAGTTTTGTGCCAACCATCCGTTAACCATGTTTTTATCAATACACAATACGCGTTCTTCCTTAACAATTTCTGTCAAATTGGTCTTATTTCGTCTTTTTATGAATTACTGGGGAAAAATAattagaaaatagaaaaaataaaagaaaatatattaaataaaaaagaaaagagaattgGCATGTCAATATAAATTTGGCAATGTTGACTTGTTGTTTAGGAATGTTTCTTTGGAAGTGTGTTCACAGTTTTTGAAGAGTTGAAGTAGATTGATTGCTGAATCAGCTCAATGCCAGATCGAGTCAGGTGGAAAAGACGTTTCGTTTTCTGTAAAAAATGGATCAGTTGACACGTGGTGTAGTCGTTCTACGTGACTGCGACTAATGCGATATGCAATAGCTGACATGATTACATTTGGCCTGACCAGtagaaaatatgtttttttcatCAAAGTCAATAACCAGGGATGACGTGCTCGGGGCAACCGCCTGCCTCCCAAGAAACTGATCAACTGGACCACACACGCCACTCGGGATGATTTCAGGTTTCGTCCTATATTTGGATTCATCCATGTATGTCATTAAATTGCAACAGCTTTCATGTAGTGCTGAAATTCACAATGCTAATTTACTGTCATGCTGTTGATTTCTGTTTCAAGGGCCAACATGACATTCGTCAACCTGCCCATAAAAGCACTCCAAGACATCACCGTTTCAGCATTCACCATCCTGCCCATGTGATGAAGTTCACCAAGTAAGCTCATTCCACCTTTACTGCATGCCCAAACTTGAACAATGGTTGTGCAGGATCCCAGCACGAGCACCAACTggattttcttatttcactTGACACGACAAAGGCTTGGCCCAAAGGTGCACAAACTTCCTCTACTCTCAGGTGCTCACTTGCACATGTCTGTTCCACATTGGCCAGTAAAGACTAGAGTTTGGAGACGTTTTAAGGCCTTGCTCAGTGCAGTTTATGAATTCTCTTTTTTCGATTGATTGTCGAAATGAGCCATTTTCTGCTCTGTTCTTGATTGAATATCATTCAGTTGTTCAATTTCTGCTGCTGTCGCAATTCAAAAAGCACGATCAAAAGGTCGTCTTACTCTTTTTTTCCGGGCACAATGTCGCAAAGAATAGCAAATTCCAAAGATTGTTCAGGCGCCGAGTTTCCTCCCAACGGCTTTCGAGCCAATACAAGCCATCACTTTTATGACTCGCACAACGTGCTGTCCAATAGTAAAAGAAACGCGAAAATTGCACGGGTGCTAGAATTTCTCCTTCATTTGATTATGGTGTTGATTTGTTGGGCACGCTGTTGCTCCACATGGCCGTGTGTCGTCTTGTTAATTGCTGCCTTGAAGACGTGGGAAATAACTCACGTTCCGagtgtcgtcgtcgtcgtcgtcgaccTAAAGTTCAGCAATGGGATGCGTTCGTCTGACTATCCCGAATTAGTCTTTGGGGCTTTTGGTACCTCGCCAAGGTGACCCAACATTCAGCGGCATTTGtttttgctctttttcttttttgccatTTGGATGTAGTCATTGCGCAATGCAACTGTTACAACAGCAAACGTCCTTCTTCATATTACATTTCTCTTTCGGCATTTTGTTAACGATCTGCGACAACTTGACGAGGAAAGTTCAGTCGCTAACCCATtaagcttttatttttcaagttttattttttccatcgCTCCCTAATGGCAAAGTTTTCAAATGTTGTCTTACGGAAATAGTTCATGACACGCCCAATAACGTTTAGCTCTACGGGTGCGACGCTCCATTTGGCATTGCAACATTTCGAAGCGACTTTGTTTCTTATTGCGTGTGGATCATCTCGTGATTCTTGTTTCGATCCATCATGTGTCACTCTTTGCCGTACAgctgtttgttgttgctgtttttttttttgcacgctGGTGAATCATTGCACGAGCCGTGGCAGCTTTAATTCAAGCGGAACAAATGGGGCTGGATCGATAGCGTAaaattatttgtattttttgttcgtGTCTCTCCATTTTGCCGCTTTTACCTTTGACATTTGGCCGCCTATATAAAGCCGTGGGCGGCCTCGACATGCCGACACGCGTGGATCTTTGAAGTAGAGAGCACTCATCTTAAATGAAACAGGTTGGAAAAGTAGACGATAGCAGCGTATTCATCCATTTTACCCTTTCATGTTGAACAGTGAACAATTTTCAGCTTCTGTAGCAGCGTGTGCCTTCCCcctctttatttcttttcacgAGGAAATctcgttttgaaaatttgccaTCTCTCAACTTGATTTTTAACTCAATTATTGGTGCGGCCCGTCGCTTACAGGCGAACACTCACCGACAGATTGACTTGCTGCTTCTCTTTTATCCAGTCGTCTTCATTATTTGCCTTGCCTTCGGCACAAATAATAACAATGAAACTGTAAACATCGCAAAATGCATTTGAAGCGTTCGCATTTACCCTCAAAGTTTGTTTCTATTTGGCTGATGCGACTGCTCACCTTTTCACTCTTCGTTCTCTCATTTATGCGTCTAaccttttatagtttttttttctttcacatttTCCAAACTGTTTGGTCGTGCACCGTCGCATTCGCGTGTGATGAATCAAAactgaatttttaaattaagccCCTACTCCTTGCCAGACTCTTTCCTGATTAGCTGTTGTTCTATTTCTCTCTTGTTTCCTCGTGAATCGAGTCAGAGGACAATGGATCTCGTGTTGCGTCCATCATCCGTTCGCTGGCTGACGGACGCAAATTGGTTCTGTGGAACACGGAATTTTTGGTTTATTCTTAATCGAGTGGGAAGCTTCTTTTTGGCTCTTGGTTCCAGGTGAACGAGTTTCGTGTTGATTTCTCTTCAATTTTCCCGTTGGGTATCGTCCCAAGCCCAATCTTTAATTCTCGCCTTTTGCTGGTTTCTGCGAGGGACAAatgaaaaacttgtttttcttgctgtgTGAAACAAGCGACTCATTTGTTGGCAAGACACAACGAACTGATGCACCGCTGGGTCAATGCCATGCCATCCCAACAACAGAATGCAACTGAGAACGTGTAGAGGCGGCATGTAGCGATTCGTCAGCGAGGGTGGAACGTATAGCGTCTATTTGTCCGACAGATATACAATCATGTATtatggtatatatatatattaatgTGGCGTCGTCGTCCTCCTCCTCATAAAGCACACGTAACACTGTTGATGGGCTGATAAGAGAGACATACAGATGATGACATCCAACAATTGAAAGacacaaaaaattaatcataTGGCGACTGACGATACACATAAAACAGAAAGAGGTCCAgttatttcttattttagttttgttCTGTATGTGATGAACGGCTAGCCACATTTTATCTTTGACCGTATGGCTGGCGGCTGGACACGTACCATGGAACCAGGGGATGGGGGGAAGAAATGGGGCGCGCGTGCTGCAAAGACGGCCATCGGCTGCATTTGCATGCGCCGTGTGTGACACGTAATAATGATCTCGGGTCATATTATGTCGTTTGACGTTGATCGAATAGGAATTTTCGTGGAAGGGTGGGGAGTGATAGACGTCGGCTTGTTCTTCGTTTCGTACGATCCGAGCGGCGAAAcgtgacacacacacacacaaaaaaagggggggggaatttAATTGATGTGTCAACATTGCGTATAGAAGCCGGTTCATGAATGTTCCAATATGCATAACAagtaaacagaaaatattaaaaaaaaacgaaacaaaaaaacgaaacaaaatgatgcAAAGAACTGCGTGTGCCAGAGGTATATCATACGTgacgtgtgtgtttgtttattGATGTGGTTTGGCCGTTTGGGTATGGGGGTACGAGAGAGGGTCTCGTTAGACTAGCGTAGTGGCCATCATTTTGTTAATGGGCTCTAGACTGTTGTCGTGGTGCTGTTGAGCAGCAGGACAAGTTGAGGAAAAGGAGGCCCTTAGAAGGTGACGCGGATGTTTTTCAAAAGAGGAGCCCGGCTGCAATTGTTGCAGTTGTTGCTGGTCGTCGAGGACGGTGCGCGCCTCTCGTTCCACTTCCACCTGAGTGGACGGATTGGCAAATTGACTCATGAGACGCGTAGATCCAGCACCGAAACCGCAAAAGGACGTGCCTATTTGACGGTCCGTCAGGTAGTTGCGCATTTTCTTCGCTAAAGTGGAGCGAACCTTTCCATttcagaaatttaaaaaaacaaaaacaaaatcgtaaaaaagggggaaaattgGCATCATTTTTGAGTCACGTCAAATCGCATTAGATCGGCCGACACGCGTCGCGCCTCTCTGACGCAAAAAAAGTGGCACACGATGATGGAACTGGCGGCCAGAGAGTGAGAATGACGTATACCTCCCCGTTGAGGAAACAGTAGAGCAGCGCCACAAAGAATCCCTGGAAAGAGGTGAGAAAATGGGACGAGTAGGACCAGAGAGCGAATTCGACGGCCGATCGATCCAGCGGAGCTTTGATCATCACCAAAGCGTTGGTGATGCCCAGCAACGGTAAGAGCACCATTGCCGCTTTCACCGATTTTCTAATTTCAACATGGAAAATGGGCGCCATTTAGCCGTACATCccaactttgttttgttttttgttttgttgtttttttcttaaggaAAATAGGCAACGATACCTTAATTGCTCGGCTTCGCTGCATTGACTGTTGCGAAGTTTAGTCACGAGGACGCGCAGGATATTGAGCAGGTAGAGCAAGTTGATGAAAATGATGGTGAGCCGAGGTCCCTCAAGGATCCAGTAGAATGGCGTCAAATTGTAACCCAACCAGCAACTACATAGAAAACCATGTGCAAtgttgcctttctttttggcctttcttttctttcttttgaaaacaacaaaaaattcatgaattcaaacaaaatttaCGTTGAAGTGGTCTGATGGGTGGCTGTGATTGCGGCCCAGATGGTCGTCAAAACAAAGGGAATGCCCCAGCCGAGCACCAAGTAAAGTTTGTGGTAGGTGTCGGGCCGGAAGACCATCACCGTGATGAGGTTGTGCAGGAAAAGACCTTCGATAAACATCCACACGAACATTGTCGTTCGCGCGTATTCCAGAACGATGTAAAACCATTCGCACAAGATCGgctttttgtttgatttttttttccggttcCAGCATTTCCAACAAACACATTTGCATATCATAGTGGgggataaaaacaaaacgtgaatataatgtttgaaaaagaaaaatgtcctAATGGGATGTAGAAAAAATCATTACGGTTTCGTGAATGCCTCCAGCGCCGAGTGCTACCGTGCTGGAATCGATGAGCGTTTGACGGTCACCGCCCACCTGCAGATCAGAGACGAAAACGGCCTGATCCATGTAGAGCGTCATGCGGATGATGACCTGGATTCCGATAGCGGCAAACAGGTTCTTGTGAATGCGAGTCCGGTGATTTTGTAGACTTCTttagtgttttgtttttcagtttagggtcgttgttgttttgtacggttttttttatttccagcAGGTGGATGATTCAATAGGTCCGTTCGTGCATTGCGAGCACGTCGTCGTAATAAGGCAAAAGAGAGAGTGAGAATTTGAGACAATCAAGTAGTTGGGGAAGTGGGATGGATCTCACCTGAAGTAGGTGAAAATGAAGAGGGAAATCATCAGGGAGATGAGCGATAGGGTCAATCCGGTCAATTCCAGTATCCTCGTCATTTGAGCCACCATCAGTTTGTCCTACGTTTGCCACCACAGACAGGACGTCACATTTTCAGATTGGCACACAGTTTGCAATAGCGACGCTCccattgatttgattttgattgtGTCCCGTTTTCTGGTTGAAATCAGATGCAACGAGAAATCGAATCAATGGGACGTGCATTTGCTTGACAACTCTGTCACACAGACAACAACAGCCTGTTGATTCCCATAGACTTTCTCCCCTTTGTTCCCCTACATTTTAATATGCCGCCGACGACAATGTCGaggccatttctttttcttttaatttttctaaaaacaaccaaaacaaccaaaacaaatGGAAATGCGAAAAGCGCTGCctataaagaagaaaaaaaagggtctcAATCACCTCTGCGTCCTGTTGGCTTCCGCTGTCCAACGTGTTCATCAGGTCTCGTATTTCAGGTAGAAAGCATTGACTGTAGTTGGTCCAACCTTGTTGTTGCTGATGATGGATCATGTCCTGGTCATCGAGTAGGGTCGCTGCCGCCGTGTCATTGGCATCC includes:
- the LOC116919705 gene encoding PDF receptor, yielding MEQCRQLYQEAQRTLEETNQLDIFCRFTWDQLLCWPPTRPGQTVHLPCPPRKGLDPTQWAERRCLDSGRWEGPPPASDANDTAAATLLDDQDMIHHQQQQGWTNYSQCFLPEIRDLMNTLDSGSQQDAEDKLMVAQMTRILELTGLTLSLISLMISLFIFTYFRSLQNHRTRIHKNLFAAIGIQVIIRMTLYMDQAVFVSDLQVGGDRQTLIDSSTVALGAGGIHETPILCEWFYIVLEYARTTMFVWMFIEGLFLHNLITVMVFRPDTYHKLYLVLGWGIPFVLTTIWAAITATHQTTSTCWLGYNLTPFYWILEGPRLTIIFINLLYLLNILRVLVTKLRNSQCSEAEQLRKSVKAAMVLLPLLGITNALVMIKAPLDRSAVEFALWSYSSHFLTSFQGFFVALLYCFLNGEVRSTLAKKMRNYLTDRQIGTSFCGFGAGSTRLMSQFANPSTQVEVEREARTVLDDQQQLQQLQPGSSFEKHPRHLLRASFSSTCPAAQQHHDNSLEPINKMMATTLV